Proteins from one Primulina huaijiensis isolate GDHJ02 chromosome 18, ASM1229523v2, whole genome shotgun sequence genomic window:
- the LOC140964432 gene encoding aldehyde dehydrogenase-like, which translates to MDAEAVVKELRATYSGGKTKTLEWRVSQLKALLKITEHHEEEIVHALRSDLNKPEFEAFVHEISAISTACKFALKELHRWMMPEKVKTSMTTFPSKAEIVSEPLGVVLVISAWNYPFLLSLDPVIGAIAAGNAVVLKPSEIAPATSSVLAKLLGEYMDTSSVKVIEGAVSESTALLEQKWDKIFYTGNGKVGRIVLAAAAKHLTPVVLELGGKCPTVVDTNIELKVAARRIISGKWGCNSGQTCVSPDYIITTKDYAPKLINALTCELEKFYGKDPLQSKDLSAIVNSNHFDRLARLIDDEKVSGKIVHGGQQDKANIKIAPTIMLDVPADSLIMSDEIFGPLLPILTVNKIEDSISEINARAKPLAAYVFTNDKRLKEEFIKNVSAGGLLVNDTTLHLAVSSLPFGGVGESGMGAYHGKFSFDAFSHKKAVLQRSFAGDLAARYPPYTTKKLKLLKALLKGDIIGIFRVLIGW; encoded by the exons ATGGATGCGGAAGCAGTGGTGAAGGAGCTGAGAGCCACCTATTCCGGCGGGAAGACCAAGACTTTGGAGTGGCGGGTTTCCCAGTTGAAGGCCCTTTTGAAGATTACCGAGCATCATGAAGAGGAGATCGTCCATGCTCTGCGTTCTGATCTGAATAAGCCAGAATTTGAGGCCTTTGTTCATGAG ATTTCTGCAATATCAACAGCATGCAAGTTCGCTTTAAAAGAATTGCACCGATGGATGATGCCGGAAAAA GTGAAAACCTCCATGACTACCTTTCCTTCGAAAGCTGAGATAGTATCGGAACCTTTGGGTGTCGTGTTAGTTATATCAGCTTGGAACTATCCATTTT TGCTATCTCTTGATCCGGTGATTGGAGCTATTGCAGCTGGCAATGCTGTCGTATTAAAACCTTCTGAAATTGCCCCTGCCACATCATCAGTGCTTGCAAAACTTCTTGGGGAGTATATGGATACTTCATCAGTCAAAGTTATTGAGGGCGCTGTGTCCGAAAGCACTGCATTACTTGAGCAAAAATGGGACAAAATATTTTACACAG GGAACGGTAAGGTGGGACGCATCGTGTTAGCTGCAGCGGCAAAGCATCTTACACCTGTGGTTTTGGAGCTTGGTGGGAAATGTCCAACCGTTGTTGATACAAACATCGAATTAAAA GTTGCTGCTAGACGTATCATTTCAGGCAAGTGGGGGTGCAATAGCGGACAAACCTGTGTTTCTCCTGATTACATAATAACTACAAAAGATTATGCCCCAAAACTG ATAAATGCTCTTACATGTGAGCTTGAAAAATTCTATGGAAAGGATCCTCTGCAATCAAAAGACTTGTCAGCCATAGTAAATTCCAACCATTTTGATCGCTTAGCAAGGTTGATAGATGATGAGAAGGTCTCTGGTAAGATCGTTCATGGAGGTCAACAGGATAAAGCCAATAT CAAGATTGCTCCCACTATAATGTTGGATGTGCCAGCTGATTCTCTGATCATGAGCGATGAGATATTTGGCCCTTTACTTCCAATACTCACG GTCAACAAAATTGAAGACAGTATAAGTGAGATTAATGCCAGAGCGAAGCCACTTGCTGCATATGTATTTACAAATGACAAAAGGCTGAAAGAGGAGTTCATAAAAAACGTCTCTGCAGGGGGTCTGCTCGTTAACGACACTACTCTACAT CTTGCAGTGTCCAGTTTGCCGTTTGGAGGAGTGGGAGAAAGTGGAATGGGAGCATACCATGGGAAATTCTCTTTCGATGCTTTCAGCCATAAGAAGGCCGTTTTACAACGTAGTTTTGCTGGGGATTTAGCTGCTAGATACCCTCCATACACTACTAAGAAGCTAAAATTGCTCAAGGCGCTGTTGAAGGGAGATATCATTGgtatttttcgagttttgatTGGTTGGTAA
- the LOC140963811 gene encoding uncharacterized protein, producing MSLACLVCHGVESPSHSFRSYSASSSDEGRCSAIANCLIKKTSLPHHRANPSITSSKVMPQPTVPSTGVTSGAPRLVRSHAVRRDLVRDWNFDEVLLER from the coding sequence ATGAGTCTGGCGTGTCTTGTTTGCCATGGCGTAGAAAGTCCGTCACACTCCTTCAGAAGCTACTCCGCATCAAGTTCTGACGAGGGACGTTGTTCCGCAATCGCCAACTGCTTGATCAAGAAAACTTCATTACCACATCATAGAGCTAATCCGAGCATCACATCCTCTAAAGTGATGCCTCAACCTACGGTCCCAAGTACTGGGGTCACCTCGGGTGCCCCTCGACTGGTAAGAAGTCATGCTGTTAGAAGGGACCTTGTACGCGACTGGAACTTTGATGAAGTCTTGTTGGAACGTTAA